In a single window of the Deinococcus reticulitermitis genome:
- the trxA gene encoding thioredoxin, whose product MSDILTCASCGAKNRVQAVPAGQVPSCARCGAALPWLHDGTDASFAGDIQASVPVIVDFWAPWCGPCRVMGPMLEDLARELAGKVRVVKVNVDENPRTPAQFGVQGIPTLVMFKDGQEVDQIVGVPQKAALRARVEHLTHL is encoded by the coding sequence ATGAGCGACATCCTGACGTGCGCGTCTTGCGGCGCCAAGAACCGGGTGCAGGCGGTCCCCGCCGGGCAGGTCCCGAGCTGCGCGCGCTGCGGCGCGGCCCTGCCGTGGCTGCACGACGGCACCGACGCGAGCTTTGCGGGCGACATTCAGGCGAGCGTGCCGGTGATCGTCGATTTCTGGGCGCCGTGGTGCGGTCCCTGCCGGGTGATGGGGCCGATGCTCGAAGACCTCGCCCGCGAACTCGCCGGCAAGGTGCGGGTGGTCAAGGTGAACGTGGACGAGAATCCGCGCACGCCCGCGCAGTTCGGCGTGCAGGGCATCCCGACGCTCGTGATGTTCAAAGACGGTCAGGAGGTCGACCAGATTGTCGGTGTGCCGCAAAAAGCCGCGCTGCGGGCGCGGGTGGAGCATCTGACCCACCTGTAG
- a CDS encoding histidine phosphatase family protein, which produces MSELILIRHGQATPFEQDTDRLSPLGERQAQAVGRFLVEEGVRPTHVLHGALTRQRRTAGLAAEAAGGGWPEPTLDPRLDEYDGDGLIRTLAPLLARQDATFAGQVRAFEAQRGERGPERNRAFQLLLETLADAWQAGTVIHPEVEGWTAYRARVAAAARDLLALPSGSTVLAFTSGGVIGLLVALALGAPDAAALRLNWRVRNASLTRLTFGGGRVSLDSFNEQGHLGREERSWR; this is translated from the coding sequence GTGAGCGAACTCATCCTGATTCGCCACGGCCAGGCCACCCCGTTCGAGCAGGACACCGACCGGCTCTCCCCGCTCGGCGAGCGGCAGGCGCAGGCGGTGGGCCGCTTTCTAGTGGAAGAAGGCGTGCGTCCCACCCACGTCCTGCACGGCGCCCTGACGCGGCAACGCCGCACCGCCGGGCTCGCGGCAGAGGCGGCGGGAGGAGGGTGGCCCGAACCAACGCTCGACCCCCGCCTCGACGAGTACGACGGCGACGGCCTGATCCGGACGCTGGCGCCGCTCCTCGCGCGGCAGGACGCGACCTTCGCCGGGCAGGTCCGGGCTTTCGAGGCGCAGCGGGGCGAACGTGGCCCCGAGCGCAACCGGGCGTTTCAGCTGCTGCTCGAAACCCTGGCCGATGCCTGGCAGGCGGGGACCGTCATCCACCCGGAGGTAGAAGGCTGGACGGCGTACCGGGCGCGGGTGGCGGCGGCGGCGCGCGACCTGCTCGCCCTACCTTCCGGAAGTACGGTGCTCGCCTTCACCAGCGGCGGGGTGATCGGGCTCCTCGTCGCCCTCGCGCTCGGGGCGCCCGACGCGGCGGCGCTGCGGCTGAACTGGCGGGTCCGCAACGCCAGCCTGACCCGCCTGACCTTCGGCGGCGGGCGCGTCAGCCTCGACTCCTTCAACGAGCAGGGCCACCTGGGGCGTGAGGAGCGGTCCTGGCGGTAG
- a CDS encoding phosphotransferase family protein, with the protein MTRPDAAPVRPGEELPLEGLRGALRGRVAGDVDALEVLQFPGGFSNLTYLLRLGEQEYVLRRAPLGPVAKGAHDMAREYRLLEKIAPVFPAAPRPALLVEDPAVLGSPFYLMERRVGTIVRTQIPAEYKDLPDAPRQMSEALIDTLADLHAVDIDAAGLREIGKPEGFNRRQVEGWAGRWRRARELLKDTGDLPPAHELRDELVIGWLETNVPPESAHTLVHNDFKLDNLMLDPGDPAQVRALLDWEMTTVGDPLADLGLTLTYWTIPQQPGGVENRIGANAPGFLSREAFLARYAERSGRDVSGITWYEVLGHFKLAVIVIQIFARFRAGQTQDERFAPLAGQATWLIGEAWRRIVAAPAPGELGLTGLAGGETPGA; encoded by the coding sequence ATGACCCGCCCTGACGCGGCGCCGGTCCGGCCCGGCGAGGAGCTGCCGCTGGAGGGGTTGCGGGGCGCCCTGCGCGGACGGGTGGCGGGCGACGTGGACGCCCTCGAAGTCCTGCAATTTCCGGGCGGCTTCTCCAACCTGACCTACCTGCTGCGGCTCGGCGAGCAGGAATACGTGCTGCGTCGCGCCCCGCTCGGGCCGGTGGCGAAAGGGGCACACGACATGGCGCGCGAATACCGGCTCCTCGAAAAGATCGCCCCGGTCTTTCCGGCGGCGCCGAGGCCCGCGCTGCTCGTCGAGGACCCGGCGGTGCTCGGCTCGCCCTTCTACCTGATGGAGCGCCGGGTGGGCACCATCGTGCGGACGCAGATTCCCGCTGAGTACAAGGACCTCCCGGACGCCCCCCGCCAGATGAGCGAGGCGCTGATCGACACCCTCGCGGACCTGCACGCGGTGGACATCGATGCGGCGGGCCTGCGCGAGATCGGCAAGCCGGAGGGCTTCAACCGCCGCCAGGTGGAGGGCTGGGCGGGGCGCTGGCGCCGGGCACGCGAACTCCTCAAGGACACGGGCGACCTGCCCCCGGCACACGAGTTGCGCGACGAGCTCGTGATCGGCTGGCTGGAGACGAACGTGCCGCCCGAGTCGGCGCACACCCTCGTCCACAACGACTTCAAGCTCGACAACCTGATGCTCGATCCGGGAGACCCCGCCCAGGTCCGGGCGCTCCTCGACTGGGAGATGACGACGGTGGGCGATCCACTGGCCGACCTCGGGCTCACGCTGACCTACTGGACGATCCCGCAGCAGCCGGGCGGAGTTGAGAACCGCATCGGAGCGAACGCGCCGGGGTTCCTGAGCCGTGAAGCCTTCCTGGCCCGGTACGCCGAGCGCAGCGGGCGCGACGTATCGGGCATCACCTGGTACGAGGTGCTCGGGCACTTCAAGCTCGCGGTGATCGTGATTCAGATTTTCGCCCGCTTCCGCGCCGGCCAGACGCAGGACGAGCGTTTCGCGCCGCTCGCCGGTCAGGCGACCTGGCTGATCGGGGAAGCGTGGCGGCGCATCGTGGCCGCCCCCGCGCCCGGCGAACTGGGCCTGACCGGGCTGGCCGGTGGGGAGACGCCCGGGGCGTGA
- a CDS encoding rhodanese-like domain-containing protein encodes MKRLALLCALGLASGSRAAPASFQTVPVSELRAALAKGAYLLDARTPAEYAAGHIEGAKLIPLAELPRRLNEVPKNRAVYVICRSGARSAQASALLREAGRRAINVGGGMNDWVRAGFPVTR; translated from the coding sequence ATGAAACGACTCGCCCTCCTCTGTGCGCTGGGCCTGGCCTCAGGCAGCCGCGCCGCGCCGGCCTCTTTCCAGACGGTCCCGGTGTCCGAGCTTAGGGCCGCGCTCGCCAAAGGGGCTTATCTGCTCGATGCCCGCACGCCCGCCGAGTACGCCGCCGGCCACATCGAAGGGGCCAAACTGATTCCCCTGGCCGAGCTGCCCCGGCGCCTGAATGAGGTCCCCAAAAACCGTGCGGTGTACGTGATCTGCCGCAGCGGCGCCCGCAGCGCGCAGGCGAGCGCCCTGCTGAGGGAAGCGGGTCGCCGCGCTATCAACGTGGGCGGCGGCATGAACGACTGGGTGCGCGCCGGCTTCCCGGTCACCCGTTAG
- a CDS encoding SDR family NAD(P)-dependent oxidoreductase: MDFQGKIIVVTGAASGIGLALATRFAQEGATVIASDRNPDGAQKAQALGARFIAADISKEEGVRGIIDDVLGQEGRIDLFCSNAGVAIGAGPETEDKVWNLIQNINVMSHVWAARHLLPHFLERGEGYFLNTASAAGLLTELHSAPYAVTKHAALAFAEWLAITYGDRGIKVSALCPEGVWTPMIQNAPILQQTAITTDELVEKTLEVLRRDGFLITTHETTLKSFQNKADNYDEWIGKMRHLRGKAMALLAGHEGQGGSRP; this comes from the coding sequence ATGGACTTTCAAGGCAAGATCATCGTCGTCACCGGCGCCGCTTCGGGTATAGGCCTCGCGCTCGCCACCCGGTTTGCCCAGGAAGGCGCGACCGTCATCGCCTCGGACCGCAATCCGGACGGCGCGCAGAAGGCGCAGGCCCTCGGCGCGCGTTTCATCGCCGCCGACATCTCTAAGGAGGAAGGCGTGCGGGGCATCATTGATGACGTGCTGGGTCAGGAAGGGCGCATCGACCTCTTCTGCTCGAATGCCGGCGTCGCCATCGGCGCGGGGCCGGAGACCGAGGACAAAGTCTGGAATTTGATCCAGAACATCAACGTGATGAGCCACGTCTGGGCGGCGCGGCACCTGCTCCCGCACTTCCTGGAACGGGGGGAAGGGTATTTCCTGAACACGGCCTCGGCGGCGGGGCTGCTCACCGAACTGCACTCGGCGCCCTACGCGGTGACCAAGCACGCGGCGCTCGCGTTTGCCGAGTGGCTGGCGATCACCTACGGCGACCGGGGGATCAAGGTGTCGGCGCTCTGTCCCGAAGGCGTCTGGACTCCGATGATCCAGAACGCGCCGATTCTCCAGCAGACGGCGATCACCACCGATGAACTCGTGGAGAAAACGCTCGAAGTGCTGCGCCGGGACGGCTTCCTGATCACCACCCACGAGACGACGCTGAAGAGTTTTCAGAACAAGGCCGACAACTACGACGAGTGGATCGGCAAGATGCGCCACCTGCGCGGCAAGGCGATGGCGCTGCTCGCTGGGCATGAGGGTCAGGGAGGAAGCCGCCCATGA
- a CDS encoding GNAT family N-acetyltransferase, with protein MESVHPAKGPESVALRPLAVEDAEAMTAVLADPSLYNFTGGAPPTSDELARRYRAQTRGHSADGTEAWINLIVTRGGSPEPIGYVQATLPVGGDGAEIAWVIGRPWQGRGYAHRAVTLLLEDLTRRGVRHVTAHIHPHNQASNRLAARLGLKATETVVDGEIRWTGEVPAP; from the coding sequence ATGGAGTCGGTTCACCCGGCAAAGGGGCCGGAGTCAGTCGCGCTTCGCCCCCTCGCCGTCGAGGACGCGGAGGCGATGACTGCCGTCCTGGCCGACCCTTCCCTCTACAACTTCACTGGAGGAGCGCCGCCCACCTCTGACGAACTGGCCCGCCGCTACCGGGCGCAGACGCGTGGGCACTCTGCCGACGGCACAGAAGCCTGGATCAATCTGATCGTGACCCGGGGTGGCTCGCCCGAGCCCATCGGTTACGTGCAGGCCACCCTCCCGGTAGGTGGCGACGGCGCCGAGATCGCCTGGGTGATTGGGCGGCCCTGGCAGGGGCGAGGATACGCACACCGCGCCGTCACCCTGCTGCTGGAAGATCTGACGCGGCGCGGCGTCCGCCACGTCACCGCTCATATTCACCCCCACAATCAGGCGTCCAACCGCCTCGCGGCCCGACTCGGCTTGAAGGCGACAGAGACCGTCGTGGACGGTGAGATTCGGTGGACTGGAGAGGTTCCGGCTCCTTGA
- a CDS encoding MBL fold metallo-hydrolase, whose product MKDRQSRRDALKLLGAAGIAAAAAPLAQAQPTPAAPATPSSTPLQNGNGFYRHTAGPLTLTVVSDGAAPLAELLPTWGANPDRQAEFAATLAEYGVAATNTVNHFNPVVVDLGGQRTLIDTGRGGTGGQLLANLRRAGILPLSIDTVFITHGHGDHIGGLTTGGRPTFPRARHVMGRAEFEYWAQGQNGQPIGDPVKNNLIALRDRFTLIEPGGEIAPGITSVPTPGHTPHHQSVLIRSGQDQAMVLGDAGGHFLLSLRHPGAYVRFDVDGAQAARTRQEIFARIVGEKMWVTGYHFPFPAIGRLRRMDTQGAYEYEPTVWRWS is encoded by the coding sequence ATGAAAGACCGCCAGTCTCGCCGTGACGCCCTCAAACTTCTCGGTGCCGCCGGAATCGCCGCTGCCGCCGCGCCGCTCGCCCAGGCCCAACCGACGCCCGCTGCTCCGGCCACGCCGAGTTCGACGCCGCTTCAGAACGGCAACGGCTTTTACCGCCACACCGCCGGTCCCCTGACTCTGACAGTGGTCAGCGACGGCGCCGCGCCGCTCGCCGAGCTGTTGCCGACCTGGGGCGCCAACCCTGACCGCCAGGCCGAGTTCGCGGCGACCCTCGCGGAATACGGCGTGGCGGCGACGAATACGGTCAACCACTTCAACCCGGTGGTCGTGGACCTCGGCGGTCAGCGCACCCTGATCGATACCGGGCGCGGCGGAACCGGCGGGCAACTGCTCGCCAACCTGCGCCGCGCGGGTATCCTGCCGCTCAGCATCGACACCGTATTCATCACCCACGGGCACGGCGACCACATCGGCGGCCTGACGACCGGCGGGCGCCCCACCTTTCCGCGCGCCCGGCACGTGATGGGCCGCGCCGAGTTCGAGTACTGGGCGCAGGGTCAGAACGGTCAGCCCATCGGCGACCCGGTGAAAAACAACCTGATCGCGCTGCGTGATCGCTTCACGCTGATCGAGCCGGGCGGTGAGATCGCGCCAGGTATCACCTCGGTGCCCACGCCCGGCCACACCCCGCACCACCAGAGCGTGCTGATTCGCAGCGGCCAGGACCAGGCGATGGTGCTCGGGGACGCGGGGGGCCACTTCCTGCTCTCGCTGCGGCACCCCGGCGCCTACGTCCGCTTCGATGTGGACGGCGCCCAGGCCGCCCGCACCCGCCAGGAGATCTTCGCGCGCATCGTGGGCGAGAAGATGTGGGTCACCGGCTACCACTTCCCCTTCCCGGCCATCGGCAGGCTGCGCCGCATGGATACCCAGGGCGCCTACGAGTACGAGCCGACCGTCTGGCGCTGGAGCTGA
- a CDS encoding GMC family oxidoreductase, protein MTASAAPAPTSPAPPTRGLTASQRQTLRAFVDTVLPRVESREPAEFWQLRGSDLGVDQAIEGYLLTQLPEETRRGLLSLLGAMSALSFAEQSQAVRETVLRTVAGLSPEAAGGVGALRQLALMFGYALPDERGQNPFWPHLRYPGPPGPAPQTPKTITPYEPQEGEVLEADVVVVGSGSGGGVVAGVLAQAGKKVVVLEAGGYFNEADFHGLELPAYQTLYYRGGYHPTADGNVTLVAGANLGGGSTVNWSNSVRPRDDVRARWATEHGLEDVATPGYEEHIEAVLTRLKVNEACSDLNGPHQRLSEGSERLGYRFVKAALNLDPARYDADKSGYAGFGDQTGAKQGTLKTFLQDAFDAGARILVRTQAERVLVEGGRAAGVQAQANVGGELRRVTVRAPQVVVACGALETPALLLRSGIGGPAVGQYLRLHPVGMVVGVYPDDQRAWWGPPQTGIVKEFADREGGYGFIIESVQYGTGLFASGTPWLSGADHKERMLKLPRMAFFISIVQDQGHGQVTIDEAGNAVHTYALTDELDARNFRQGLAECARLHEAAGAEEIHSLIPGLAPWKRGDDLGAFIEHLVSVPPGAGGQTVFSAHQMGSARMGRDPQTSVANVNGELHDVPGVWIGDTSAFPTCSGVNPMVSCMALAHRTAHKLLAAMAEGTSASHVVALSAQNEPEHPDLQPVTQGTQPATGLTPEAVQPEAAVAADVGPVGDAPGVTPL, encoded by the coding sequence ATGACCGCTTCCGCCGCTCCGGCCCCGACTTCCCCTGCCCCGCCCACCCGGGGTCTGACCGCCAGCCAGCGCCAGACCCTGCGCGCTTTCGTCGATACCGTGCTGCCCCGCGTCGAGAGCCGCGAGCCCGCCGAGTTCTGGCAGCTCCGGGGCTCGGACCTCGGCGTGGATCAGGCTATCGAAGGCTACCTCCTCACCCAACTTCCAGAGGAGACCCGGCGCGGCCTCCTCAGCCTCCTCGGCGCGATGTCGGCCCTGAGCTTCGCGGAGCAGTCGCAGGCGGTGCGCGAAACCGTGCTCAGGACGGTGGCCGGCCTCTCGCCCGAGGCGGCGGGCGGCGTCGGAGCGCTGCGGCAGCTCGCGCTGATGTTCGGCTATGCGCTGCCGGATGAGCGCGGGCAAAACCCCTTCTGGCCGCATCTGCGCTATCCCGGCCCGCCCGGCCCCGCGCCCCAGACCCCCAAGACGATCACGCCCTATGAGCCGCAGGAAGGCGAAGTCCTCGAAGCCGACGTGGTCGTCGTCGGCTCGGGCTCGGGCGGCGGCGTGGTGGCGGGCGTGCTCGCGCAGGCGGGCAAAAAGGTGGTGGTGCTCGAAGCGGGCGGCTACTTCAACGAGGCCGACTTTCACGGCCTGGAGCTGCCCGCCTACCAGACCCTCTACTACCGGGGCGGCTACCACCCCACCGCCGACGGCAACGTGACGCTGGTGGCGGGGGCCAACCTCGGCGGCGGCTCGACCGTCAACTGGTCCAACTCGGTGCGCCCGCGCGACGACGTGCGCGCCCGCTGGGCCACGGAGCACGGCTTAGAAGATGTGGCGACGCCCGGCTACGAGGAGCATATCGAGGCGGTCCTGACCCGCCTGAAGGTGAACGAGGCGTGCAGTGACCTCAACGGCCCGCATCAGCGGCTCTCGGAAGGCTCGGAGCGGCTCGGCTACCGTTTCGTCAAGGCGGCGCTCAACCTCGATCCCGCCCGCTACGACGCGGACAAGTCGGGCTACGCGGGCTTCGGGGACCAGACCGGCGCCAAGCAGGGCACCCTCAAGACCTTCTTGCAAGACGCCTTCGACGCCGGCGCGCGCATCCTGGTTAGGACGCAGGCCGAGCGCGTGCTCGTCGAGGGCGGGCGGGCCGCCGGCGTGCAGGCACAGGCGAACGTGGGCGGGGAGCTGCGGCGCGTCACCGTGCGGGCACCGCAAGTCGTCGTGGCGTGCGGAGCGCTCGAAACGCCCGCGCTGCTGCTGCGCTCGGGCATTGGTGGCCCCGCCGTGGGTCAGTACCTGCGGCTGCACCCCGTCGGCATGGTGGTGGGCGTCTACCCCGACGACCAGCGTGCGTGGTGGGGACCGCCCCAGACCGGCATCGTGAAGGAGTTCGCCGACCGCGAAGGCGGCTACGGCTTCATCATCGAGAGCGTGCAGTACGGCACCGGCCTCTTCGCCTCGGGGACGCCGTGGCTGAGCGGCGCCGACCACAAGGAGCGGATGCTCAAGCTCCCGCGCATGGCGTTTTTCATCTCGATCGTGCAGGACCAGGGCCACGGGCAGGTCACCATTGACGAGGCCGGCAATGCCGTGCACACCTACGCGCTCACCGACGAACTCGACGCGCGCAACTTCCGTCAGGGCCTCGCCGAATGCGCGCGGCTGCACGAGGCGGCGGGCGCCGAGGAGATCCACAGCCTGATTCCCGGCCTCGCGCCCTGGAAGCGGGGGGATGACCTAGGCGCCTTCATCGAGCACTTGGTGAGCGTTCCCCCCGGCGCCGGCGGCCAGACGGTGTTCAGTGCCCACCAGATGGGCTCGGCGCGCATGGGCCGCGACCCGCAGACGAGCGTGGCGAACGTGAACGGCGAACTCCACGACGTGCCCGGCGTCTGGATCGGCGACACGAGCGCTTTCCCGACGTGCAGCGGCGTCAACCCGATGGTGTCGTGCATGGCACTCGCCCACCGCACCGCCCACAAGCTCCTCGCGGCGATGGCAGAAGGAACCTCCGCTTCCCACGTGGTGGCCCTGTCCGCGCAGAACGAGCCGGAGCACCCCGACCTCCAGCCGGTCACCCAAGGCACCCAGCCGGCGAC
- a CDS encoding helix-turn-helix domain-containing protein, protein MPGDAEFAALLLARRRAAGLSQAELAELARCTRPYVSQLERAARSRPSRQVALNLADALGVRGPERSEFLSAAGWPELERSLSPELGEVDALARRVVEGSRLPGVLHDSRWTILFHNALAGALFGALGEPLVPGRSLLDQVFSPRHRRRIPGWDAWARSLLAQFKRDSAHLRHTPAQRALLGELRALPDFPRLWAGVEAAPDVTPVMPVDFVLTPPGAVRLHIVRQQFVGLPELWSVAFVPVGAEAEEMLAALLGERT, encoded by the coding sequence GTGCCCGGTGACGCCGAATTCGCCGCCCTCCTGCTCGCGCGCCGCCGCGCGGCGGGGCTGAGTCAGGCCGAACTCGCCGAGCTCGCCCGCTGCACGCGGCCCTACGTCAGCCAGCTTGAGCGCGCGGCTCGCTCGCGCCCCTCGCGGCAGGTGGCGCTGAATCTGGCTGACGCGCTGGGGGTGCGCGGACCGGAGCGGTCCGAGTTTCTGAGCGCCGCCGGCTGGCCCGAGCTCGAACGGAGCCTGAGTCCCGAACTCGGCGAGGTGGACGCCCTCGCCCGGCGCGTGGTCGAGGGGTCGCGCCTGCCCGGCGTGCTGCACGACAGCCGCTGGACCATCCTCTTTCACAACGCGCTCGCCGGGGCGCTGTTCGGTGCACTCGGAGAGCCGCTGGTGCCGGGGCGGTCGCTGCTGGATCAGGTCTTCAGTCCGCGCCACCGCCGCCGCATTCCGGGGTGGGACGCCTGGGCACGGTCGCTGCTCGCGCAGTTCAAGCGCGACTCGGCGCACCTGCGCCACACGCCCGCGCAGCGCGCCCTTCTGGGGGAACTCCGCGCGCTCCCCGACTTTCCGCGCCTGTGGGCAGGGGTCGAGGCCGCGCCCGACGTGACGCCGGTGATGCCGGTGGATTTCGTGCTCACGCCTCCGGGTGCCGTGCGGCTGCATATCGTGCGCCAGCAGTTCGTGGGCCTGCCGGAGCTCTGGAGCGTCGCCTTCGTGCCGGTGGGGGCCGAGGCGGAAGAGATGCTCGCGGCGCTGCTGGGAGAGCGGACGTAA
- a CDS encoding TlpA family protein disulfide reductase yields MLSPDGLMLGPLSLSWPTLSLLAGLLTWSAVARFPGSGPALGVALVVARVWAAGPGLSAERPLLDNLLDVLDLRRGDWAWGPGLVAGALWLGWPRRPVPAGSARAAALSLLVALLPQALRPVPAQALTVSLPSLAAVSAGGASPAAPVPQPTVLNFWATWCGPCRAELPLLDSAARSGAAVTLINVGEPQNRVQDFLRGEGLALPSRVGGDALAAQLGVRAFPTTVVIGPGGWVLARHLGPLSAAQLRRLLRQTEPPRSTP; encoded by the coding sequence GTGCTGAGTCCCGACGGCCTGATGCTCGGTCCCCTCAGCCTGAGCTGGCCGACGCTGAGCCTCCTGGCGGGGCTGTTGACCTGGAGTGCCGTGGCCCGTTTTCCGGGGTCGGGTCCGGCCCTCGGCGTGGCGCTGGTCGTCGCGCGGGTCTGGGCCGCCGGGCCGGGCCTGAGTGCCGAGCGCCCGCTGCTGGACAACCTGCTCGACGTGCTCGACTTGCGCCGGGGCGACTGGGCGTGGGGGCCGGGACTCGTCGCCGGGGCGTTGTGGCTGGGCTGGCCGCGCCGCCCTGTGCCCGCCGGAAGTGCGCGCGCCGCTGCGCTGAGCCTGCTCGTGGCCCTGCTCCCCCAGGCGCTGCGCCCGGTGCCGGCCCAGGCGCTGACCGTCTCCCTGCCCAGTCTCGCTGCCGTGAGCGCGGGGGGGGCGTCGCCTGCTGCGCCGGTGCCGCAGCCCACGGTCCTGAACTTCTGGGCGACATGGTGCGGGCCATGCCGCGCCGAGCTGCCGCTGCTGGATTCGGCAGCTCGGTCGGGCGCCGCCGTCACGCTGATCAACGTGGGCGAGCCGCAAAACCGGGTTCAAGACTTTCTGCGCGGCGAGGGCCTCGCCCTGCCCAGCCGCGTCGGGGGAGACGCCCTCGCCGCGCAGCTCGGGGTGCGGGCCTTTCCGACGACGGTGGTGATCGGCCCGGGGGGCTGGGTGCTCGCCCGGCATCTCGGGCCGCTCAGCGCGGCGCAGCTCCGGCGCCTGCTGAGGCAGACAGAGCCGCCTCGGTCAACGCCCTGA